In the genome of Leptospira tipperaryensis, one region contains:
- a CDS encoding UTP--glucose-1-phosphate uridylyltransferase — protein sequence MDSLKSKSEEQIRQKMLSEGMSETFIQDFLKKVDQVRNGETGIVRWEEVGDLDPKKDEITLEEIERQTSPAPEILKNLVVIKLNGGLGTSMGLSGPKSLIELKDGMSFLEIIAKQSEVILKKYNVSVPLILMDSFNTQDESQAELKRIGFQQKFATSFLQHKVPRLLKENLTPISCKNPDEEWCPPGHGDIWISLLETGLLDTLIADGYKVAFVSNGDNLGATVHPGILEYLLKENLEFCMEMTPKTLADKKGGAIYRRILNGKPENYQLLETAQVPSDHMHEFEGLGKFRSFSTNNLWINLVALKERLLQENFELSLIVNPKKIDGKEVLQLETAMGSAIRNFTRVKGIIIPRDRFAPVKKCEDYLVRRSDAYQLLDDYSITMSDERKKLGFGEVLITLDEQYYKKIQDFNRLFPEIPSLVRCTSLVVQGEVLFDRKININGDVVIQNTSSTLKKVSELKITNFESGKYSF from the coding sequence ATGGATTCGTTAAAATCAAAATCGGAAGAGCAAATCAGACAAAAAATGCTTTCGGAAGGAATGTCTGAAACGTTCATCCAAGATTTTCTTAAAAAAGTCGACCAGGTAAGAAACGGGGAAACCGGGATCGTTCGTTGGGAAGAAGTCGGCGATTTGGATCCGAAAAAAGACGAAATCACCCTGGAAGAAATCGAAAGACAAACTTCTCCGGCTCCCGAAATTTTAAAAAATCTCGTCGTCATCAAATTGAACGGAGGACTCGGCACCTCGATGGGACTTTCCGGTCCAAAATCTCTCATAGAACTCAAGGACGGAATGTCCTTTTTGGAGATCATCGCCAAACAATCCGAAGTCATTTTAAAGAAGTATAACGTGTCCGTTCCGCTCATCCTCATGGACAGCTTCAATACGCAGGACGAAAGCCAGGCCGAGCTCAAACGAATCGGATTCCAACAAAAGTTCGCGACTTCTTTTTTACAACACAAGGTTCCTCGTCTTTTAAAGGAGAACCTAACACCGATTTCATGCAAAAATCCGGACGAAGAATGGTGCCCTCCGGGACACGGAGACATCTGGATTTCTCTTTTAGAAACCGGACTTTTAGATACGTTGATTGCCGACGGTTATAAAGTGGCCTTTGTTTCCAACGGAGACAACCTGGGAGCGACGGTTCATCCGGGAATTCTAGAATATCTTCTCAAGGAGAATCTCGAGTTCTGTATGGAAATGACTCCGAAAACCCTGGCCGACAAAAAGGGCGGGGCGATCTATCGAAGAATTCTGAACGGAAAACCCGAAAACTACCAGCTCTTGGAAACCGCCCAGGTCCCTTCCGATCACATGCACGAGTTTGAAGGTCTGGGAAAGTTCCGAAGTTTTTCGACAAACAATCTCTGGATCAATCTCGTAGCTCTTAAGGAAAGACTACTTCAAGAAAACTTCGAACTCTCTCTCATCGTAAACCCAAAGAAAATCGACGGGAAAGAAGTGCTTCAACTGGAAACTGCGATGGGCTCCGCAATCCGAAATTTTACTCGAGTCAAAGGAATCATCATTCCCAGAGATCGATTTGCTCCCGTAAAAAAATGCGAAGACTATCTTGTAAGAAGATCGGACGCATATCAGCTCTTAGACGATTATTCGATCACGATGTCAGACGAGAGGAAAAAGTTAGGCTTCGGTGAAGTATTGATTACATTGGATGAACAATACTATAAAAAAATCCAGGACTTCAACCGATTGTTTCCTGAAATACCGTCTTTGGTGCGCTGCACTTCTTTGGTGGTGCAAGGAGAAGTCCTCTTTGATCGGAAAATCAACATAAATGGAGACGTAGTGATCCAAAATACGAGTTCAACTCTTAAGAAAGTTTCCGAATTAAAAATCACCAACTTCGAATCCGGAAAATATTCCTTTTAG
- a CDS encoding EAL domain-containing protein translates to MTTSKSPKIRSFDEGEIEQFKNVFINENRGKPIVLLRFQDIKSLSFLDFLQLVPIRISELHPGAENHYSYYCYGDKKNLLIGVAPVQIHGSNGFLNFDSVLGRFREVSIKNGSMNFDFGIARTQCNYISYVDEIFHELEVSSLKNLKDNLIRWSWTYLNRVNDYFAGEKADAVIQPIIHYNHKLHTYSMKGGEVFVGGEAYAGYADLIRDIPHDQDLNRIELLILEKLTMCCNGAPGLLKFNISPQTLIDTFDTDEKVTRFHNLLLNQNLNPALVRMELIEKPYEETEITLKSVCKRFWNFGISFAADDFGVKSQSHQIVLDLGEMIKEFKLDPISFKFKADQDLTKFLDNLAFIDYCRRLSDNREAIITAEALEDIDSLNFLITHQVYYFQANLFCTKISIEEYVEIFDEMQDLPESVVNKILNSEELLLKLKAKGNIFKLSKELGLIS, encoded by the coding sequence ATGACAACTTCTAAAAGTCCGAAGATCCGCTCCTTTGACGAAGGCGAGATTGAACAATTTAAGAACGTCTTTATCAATGAGAATCGTGGGAAACCGATCGTTCTCCTTCGATTTCAAGATATCAAATCCCTTTCTTTTCTAGACTTTTTACAATTGGTTCCGATCCGAATTTCGGAGCTGCATCCCGGCGCGGAGAATCATTATTCTTACTATTGTTACGGTGATAAGAAGAATCTTCTGATCGGAGTCGCTCCCGTTCAAATCCACGGATCCAACGGATTCTTAAACTTTGATTCCGTTTTAGGAAGATTCCGAGAAGTCTCGATCAAAAACGGATCGATGAACTTCGACTTCGGAATCGCAAGAACCCAGTGCAATTATATCTCTTATGTCGATGAAATCTTTCACGAGTTGGAAGTTTCTTCTCTCAAAAATCTGAAGGACAATCTCATACGTTGGAGTTGGACCTATCTCAATCGAGTCAACGATTACTTTGCGGGAGAGAAAGCCGACGCGGTCATTCAACCGATCATCCACTACAACCACAAACTTCATACGTATTCAATGAAGGGCGGAGAGGTTTTTGTGGGCGGGGAAGCTTACGCCGGTTATGCGGACCTGATCCGGGATATTCCTCACGATCAGGACTTAAATCGAATCGAACTTTTGATTTTGGAAAAGCTTACGATGTGTTGCAACGGAGCCCCCGGACTTCTCAAGTTCAATATTTCTCCGCAGACTCTTATCGATACGTTTGATACCGACGAAAAGGTGACTCGCTTTCACAATCTTCTTCTCAATCAAAATCTCAACCCGGCTCTCGTAAGAATGGAACTGATCGAAAAACCTTACGAAGAAACCGAGATTACTCTGAAGAGCGTCTGCAAACGATTTTGGAATTTCGGAATCAGCTTTGCCGCTGACGATTTCGGAGTCAAAAGTCAGAGTCATCAGATCGTTTTGGATCTCGGGGAAATGATCAAAGAATTTAAACTCGATCCGATCAGTTTTAAGTTTAAGGCGGATCAAGACCTAACTAAGTTCTTAGACAACCTCGCCTTTATCGATTATTGCAGAAGATTATCCGACAACAGAGAAGCGATCATCACGGCGGAAGCTCTGGAAGACATCGATTCTCTCAACTTTCTGATAACGCACCAAGTTTATTACTTCCAAGCCAATCTCTTCTGTACAAAAATTTCCATCGAAGAATACGTGGAAATTTTTGATGAGATGCAAGATTTGCCGGAATCGGTCGTAAATAAAATTTTAAATTCGGAAGAATTGCTCTTAAAGCTAAAAGCGAAAGGGAATATCTTTAAACTTTCGAAAGAACTGGGATTGATTTCTTAA